The proteins below are encoded in one region of Ricinus communis isolate WT05 ecotype wild-type chromosome 6, ASM1957865v1, whole genome shotgun sequence:
- the LOC8278559 gene encoding uncharacterized protein LOC8278559, whose product MASSNYYEKNTVVPRGQKMLLTASHASITQKMKALTVQDLKASSSTFTMETRKNYLSSSSTNMLFAIKNREIVSKEAMAKMQKHQLGSKKGQHIVIRKEVVTKEVMYQVKEVSCKEKKRMSIKNDKDKKQIYHKPRGK is encoded by the exons atggcttcttcaaattattatgaaaagaaCACTGTCGTCCCCCGTGGCCAGAAAATGTTGCTTACAGCGTCCCATGCTTCTATAACACAGAAGATGAAGGCCTTGACGGTACAAGATTTGAAGGCCAGCTCAAGCACTTTTACCATGGAAACCAGGAAAAATTATCTGTCTTCTTCGTCTACCAATATGCTATTTGCcattaaaaatagagaaattgTCAGTAAGGAAGCCATGGCCAAGATGCAAAAACACCAACTTGGGTCTAAGAAGGGACAACACATTGTCATTAGAAAGGAAGTTGTAACCAAGGAGGTCATGTATCAAGTCAAAGAGGTTTCCTGCAAGGAGAAGAAGAGGATGAGTATCAAGAATGACAAGGACAAGAAACAAATCTACCACAAACCTCGGG GAAAATGA